A region of the Natronosalvus rutilus genome:
ACTCCTCACCATCCCAGGCCGTTTGAACGATCTCTTCGCTGTGTGTTCCGAATCCGCTGACGTTGTTGGCGAACGCGCGTTTCTGGGTGACTGCATCGAGAACTGACAGCGTATAGGTGACGATCAATGTCACGAAAAGCAATCCACTCCCTGTTGCGAGTATCGTGACAAGCTGCCAGATTCCTTTCCGTGGAGCAAAATCACCGATTCCCAGCGTGAAAACCGTGTATCCGACAAAATAGATCCGGTCAGTCCACGTCACGGGACCGCGGTTGAGTGTATCGATGAGAATATTCTCAGCTCCAGCGAAAATAAGCGTCCATCCACCCCAGAGCAGCACTATCCATCCCACGAGGTTCAACACGAAGATTAACGGTCCCGAGAGGCTGAGTAGCTGTGAGCTTTGGGCGCCAAATAGTCGTAGTGATCGCCACGTCCATGCCATCAACCGAGACGTAAGTGGACCAGCACCACCTTCAACCCAGAGCGTCGTCCAGAGAAGGTCAAGTACGGTCCCGAGCAGCAGAATCGCACCAAGGGCCAGATAAATAGTGTTCATTTCACCTGTGGAGTGTTGTGTTGGTTTATCAGCTGTCGAAAGTCGTCTACTCTAATCAGCCGGTTGTGTGCCTGTAGCTGGTGACACGCCAGGTAAGCTCGGAATGGAGAGATCGACGCGGCGGAGCAGTTGCGCGTTTATTGCGACGATAACGGTACTCAACGACATCAGTAGCGCACCGATGGCGGGCGACAGGAGGATGCCGATCGGTGCGAGGACGCCCGCAGCCAGCGGGATTGCGAAGACGTTGTATCCGGCGGCCCAGACGATGTTCTCCTGCATCTTCCGGTAACTCGCCTTGCTCAGCTTCACGAGACGGGCAACGTCCATCGGATTGTTCTGCACGAGGATGACGTCGGCAGACTGAACAGCGACGTCCGTCCCACTTCCGATAGCGATGCCGACGTCCGCCCGAGTCAGCGCCGGTGCGTCGTTGACACCGTCGCCAACCATTGCCACAAGTTTGCCCTGGTTCTGTAGCTCCTGGACCTTCTCGTCTTTGTCTTCGGGCAGTACCTCCGCGAACACTGTATCAATTCCCAGTTCGTCGGCCACGGCATTAGCCACGTCCCGCGAGTCGCCGGTCAACATCGCTACTTCTATATCGAGTTCGTGGAGCGCATCGACGACTCGGTAGCTCTCTTCCCGGATTACGTCCGCCATGGCGAAGGCGGCGATCGGCTCTCCATTTCGAACGACGTACACGACAGTCTGTCCGTTTTCGCCGGCCTCATCAGCGAACCGTCGCAGATCCGACGAGACATCGGTGTCGAGGTAGGTCAGAAGGTTTGGACCGCCGACGTAGACCTCGTCACCCGAAACCCGCGCGCGAACTCCCCGACCTTTCATCGCTTCGAAACCCTCCGCCTTGGGAACGCTAACACCGCGTTCAGCAGCTGCCTCGCGGATGGCACGGGCAATCATGTGTTCTGAGTCCCCTTCGACCGCAGCTGCGAGAGCCAGCGCCTCCTCGTCGTCGATACTGTCCGCGGTCTCTGTACCGACGACACCGTGTTCGCCCTCGGTGAGCGTCCCAGTCTTGTCGAAGATGATCGCATCTAGGTTTCGCGCTTCTTCCATGGCAATTCGATCCCGCACCAACATCCCATTTCGGGCGGCCAGCGAGGTGTTGATTGCAACCACGAGCGGAATGGCGAGTCCGAGCGCGTGTGGACACGCGATTACAAGGACGGTGACGACTCGCTCAATAACCGCCGCGTCGTTCGACGCGGCGATCGTCCACCCGACGGCAGTCACAGCCGCTGCCGCTACGGCGACGTAGAATAACCAGCCGGCGGCTCGATCGGCGAGGACTTGCGTCTGAGACTTGCTCCCCTGCGCTTCTTCGACGAGACGCATAATCCCCGCGAGAGTCGTCTTCTCACCCGTCGCTTCGATGCGGGCGCGGAGACTGCCGTCGCCGTTGATGGTCCCGCCGATCACCTCGTCGCCTGGCTCCTTCGAAACCGGCATCGACTCGCCGGTGATCATTGATTCGTTCACGTCCGAGTCACCCTCCTCGACAACGCCATCTGCGGGGACGCTGGCACCGGGACGGACGAGAACGAGATCTCCTTCGGAAAGGTCGCTCACCGGGACCTCTTCAGTTTCACCGTCATCGGTGATTCGTTCGGCGGTGTCGGGCATGAGCTGTGCCAGCTCGTCGAGCGCACTCTGTGCTCGCCGAACCGATCGCATTTCGATCCAGTGGCCCAGCAGCATGATGTCGATCAGGGTGACGAGTTCCCAGAAGAACGCCGATTGGGTGGGAAAGACGACGCTCGCCAAACTGTAGACGAACGCGACCGAGATCGCCATCGAGATGAGCGTCATCATCCCCGGTGATCGATCACGCAGTTCGGGGATGGCCATTCGGAGGAACGGGAGGCCACCGTACCCGAAGACGATTACCGCGAAAATTGGGTTAATCCACTCGCTTCCTGGAAACGCCGGGACAGAAAACCCCAGCCATTCCTGGAGCATCTCGCTGTAGAGGAGGACCGGAATCGAGAGCAGCGTCGAAATGAAAAACCGACGGCGGAACATCTCTTCGTGACCTTCGTGCATTCCGCCGTGATCTCCATGGTCGTGACCACCGTCCTCGCGGTCCATTTGGTGTTCGTGTTTATCTTCGATCGTCTGTTCGGCCTCATTCGCGTCCGTAGCCTCCTCCTCAAGCATCGACTGTTCCACTTGCGGTTCTGATTCGTCTTCGGTACTGCCTGTCTCGTCACCGGTTGTGGACTGATGGTCGTGGTTAGGATGGC
Encoded here:
- a CDS encoding copper-translocating P-type ATPase, with amino-acid sequence MDDHDHNQPRNDENPSEGHPNHDHQSTTGDETGSTEDESEPQVEQSMLEEEATDANEAEQTIEDKHEHQMDREDGGHDHGDHGGMHEGHEEMFRRRFFISTLLSIPVLLYSEMLQEWLGFSVPAFPGSEWINPIFAVIVFGYGGLPFLRMAIPELRDRSPGMMTLISMAISVAFVYSLASVVFPTQSAFFWELVTLIDIMLLGHWIEMRSVRRAQSALDELAQLMPDTAERITDDGETEEVPVSDLSEGDLVLVRPGASVPADGVVEEGDSDVNESMITGESMPVSKEPGDEVIGGTINGDGSLRARIEATGEKTTLAGIMRLVEEAQGSKSQTQVLADRAAGWLFYVAVAAAAVTAVGWTIAASNDAAVIERVVTVLVIACPHALGLAIPLVVAINTSLAARNGMLVRDRIAMEEARNLDAIIFDKTGTLTEGEHGVVGTETADSIDDEEALALAAAVEGDSEHMIARAIREAAAERGVSVPKAEGFEAMKGRGVRARVSGDEVYVGGPNLLTYLDTDVSSDLRRFADEAGENGQTVVYVVRNGEPIAAFAMADVIREESYRVVDALHELDIEVAMLTGDSRDVANAVADELGIDTVFAEVLPEDKDEKVQELQNQGKLVAMVGDGVNDAPALTRADVGIAIGSGTDVAVQSADVILVQNNPMDVARLVKLSKASYRKMQENIVWAAGYNVFAIPLAAGVLAPIGILLSPAIGALLMSLSTVIVAINAQLLRRVDLSIPSLPGVSPATGTQPAD
- a CDS encoding potassium channel family protein; this translates as MNTIYLALGAILLLGTVLDLLWTTLWVEGGAGPLTSRLMAWTWRSLRLFGAQSSQLLSLSGPLIFVLNLVGWIVLLWGGWTLIFAGAENILIDTLNRGPVTWTDRIYFVGYTVFTLGIGDFAPRKGIWQLVTILATGSGLLFVTLIVTYTLSVLDAVTQKRAFANNVSGFGTHSEEIVQTAWDGEEFQGLDLPLNSFVTQLTILTENHKAYPVLHYFHSARSDRSPTVEIAALDDALTLIRFGVPKEHRPSEIVIRNTRKSIENYLETLHESFIHPSNNVPPPPNLNALREANIPTVSDEEFASTLDTLSERRQTLLGIVESDERQWPS